The following are encoded in a window of Scophthalmus maximus strain ysfricsl-2021 chromosome 2, ASM2237912v1, whole genome shotgun sequence genomic DNA:
- the cdkn2aipnl gene encoding CDKN2AIP N-terminal-like protein: MVLTANTRWRCPKHATLEKQLPGPALKEDEDRKVPCSKKSKMSALDVDDFIQQNRAVSDQVETHRGYWESDKHWLPRREFILRNMSEYDLEQLDQLLALSMVWANNVFLGCRYSTELLDKVKEMAEGIEVEDAPVFKTRDEIMKKQQGR; encoded by the exons ATGGTTCTCACCGCTAACACTAGGTGGCGCTGTCCAAAACACGCAACGCTAGAAAAACAACTTCCGGGACCCGCTTTGAAAGAGGACGAAGACAGGAAGGTGCCTTGTTCCAAGAAGAGCAAGATGTCTGCCCTGGACGTGGATGATTTTATTCAACAGAACCGAGCGGTATCCGACCAGGTGGAAACGCACCGAGGCTACTGGGAGAGCGACAAACACTGGCTGCCCAGGAGGGAGTTCATCCTCCGGAACATGAGCGAGTACGACCTCGAGCAGCTGGACCAGCTGCTTGCTCTGTCCATGGTCTGGGCCAACAACGTCTTCCTCGGCTGTCG GTATAGCACAGAGCTCCTGGACAAAGTGAAGGAAATGGCCGAAGGCATCGAGGTGGAGGACGCACCGGTCTTCAAAACACGAGATGAGATTATGAAGAAGCAACAG GGTCGATGA